The Egicoccus sp. AB-alg6-2 genome contains a region encoding:
- the ybeY gene encoding rRNA maturation RNase YbeY, with protein MAVFLADEQDLDVDADDLVALARHVLRAQRVPEDMELALLLVDETTIAGLNAQHMGKDGTTDVLAFPIDAPGEAPPDAPAVLGDVVVCPAVAHAQAAGLGRTPAEEIRLLTVHGILHLLGMDHADPDEERAMFGLTDDLLASYAAEG; from the coding sequence GTGGCCGTCTTCCTCGCCGACGAGCAGGACCTCGACGTCGACGCCGACGACCTCGTGGCGTTGGCCCGTCACGTGCTTCGGGCGCAGCGGGTGCCCGAGGACATGGAGCTGGCACTGCTGCTGGTGGACGAGACCACCATCGCGGGCCTCAACGCCCAGCACATGGGCAAGGACGGCACCACCGACGTGCTCGCGTTCCCGATCGACGCGCCCGGCGAGGCGCCGCCGGACGCGCCGGCCGTGCTCGGGGACGTCGTCGTGTGTCCAGCGGTCGCGCACGCCCAGGCCGCCGGTCTCGGGCGCACACCCGCCGAGGAGATCCGGCTGCTGACGGTGCACGGCATCCTGCACCTGCTCGGCATGGACCACGCCGACCCGGACGAGGAACGCGCCATGTTCGGCCTCACCGACGACCTGCTGGCCTCGTACGCGGCCGAGGGGTGA